One Numenius arquata chromosome 10, bNumArq3.hap1.1, whole genome shotgun sequence DNA segment encodes these proteins:
- the OCIAD1 gene encoding OCIA domain-containing protein 1, whose amino-acid sequence MRNLGSTSGSAIALHCPPRPAMEAGQGPGGGEVGDPSEREVPKPYVPTEEERRLLKECAEESARYRAFPLAAASMLATSFLIRKGILRDSSRFGSFTKVAFAGMCGYLAGKISYIPICSEKFKQLKDSPIGDVLRQAQRHSSHNRSSRKSEFSDMPSQSFTESSSPRAGFPLPSSYSDDYSSTDRALSSYEPVPFSASLNESSPTGITDYTAQEPAPIPEESRKKKGITYEELRNRHRETYEVMQPPKVETPSKFSQEKPAKEVKVNKYGDTWDE is encoded by the exons ATGCGCAACCTCGGCTCCACTTCCGGGTCAGCCATCGCTCTTCactgccctccccgccccgccatGGAGGCCGGGCAGGGtcccggcggcggggaggtggGTGACCCCTCCGAG AGGGAAGTCCCTAAGCCTTATGTGCcgacagaggaggaaagaagactCCTCAAGGAATGTGCTGAAGAGAGTGCCCGGTATAGAG CTTTTCCTTTGGCTGCAGCGAGCATGCTTGCTACTAGTTTCTTAATTAGGAAAG GTATTCTAAGAGACAGCTCAAGATTTGGCTCTTTTACCAAAGTTGCAT ttgctGGAATGTGTGGATACCTGGCTGGAAAGATATCCTACATACCAATCTGTAGCGAGAAATTTAAGCAACTGAAGGATTCCCCAATAGGAGATGTTCTACGACAAGCTCAGAGACATAGTTCACATAA CCGTTCCAGTCGGAAATCTGAATTTTCAGACATGCCTTCTCAGTCATTTACTGAATCCTCTTCTCCAAGAGCTGGATTCCCGCTCCCTTCTAGCTATTCAGATGATTATAGTTCAACAGATCGAGCCCTCTCAAGCTACGAACCCGTTCCATTCAGTGCTTCCCTGAATGAATCTTCACCTACGGGAATTACTGATTACACTGCTCAAG aaccTGCTCCAATTCCAGAAGAAAGTcgtaaaaaaaaaggcatcacatATGAGGAATTAAGGAATAGACACAGAGAGACGTATGAGGTAATGCAACCACCAAAGGTAGAAACTCCGAGCaagttttcacaggaaaaacCAGCTAAGGAAG ttaaagtaaataaatatggaGATACCTGGGATGAGTAA